A stretch of Schistocerca americana isolate TAMUIC-IGC-003095 chromosome 3, iqSchAmer2.1, whole genome shotgun sequence DNA encodes these proteins:
- the LOC124605588 gene encoding oxidative stress-responsive serine-rich protein 1 — MADDLSLPDSLEKLEIDIKRVTERNSLSTSNPFSQKTVITVDERALLKSLSLSGEKCVSTSCKCNTQKHKSHKNGKLEGNLRSSTFKRSIVRKSRLNFLTGSSVCKRKNRHNSILRDPILHLPSFSPLKPARFSVMEVRLRNVTQFRVTELIISPEVSGVVPFGNNVTPSDFKSLFLKCENSNEETKDYETVNFQNLQAGTSLLTITDDDDDESKSTKTAAKSSPNRGTQGQTCSQQALMSTPTNCDDVTIDELASYFDVFVHIPKKMSHMAEMMYI; from the coding sequence gGTCACAGAGAGGAATTCTCTCTCTACATCAAATCCATTCAGTCAAAAGACTGTTATAACTGTTGATGAAAGAGCTTTGCTGAAATCTCTTAGTCTTTCTGGAGAGAAGTGTGTAAGTACCTCATGTAAGTGTAATACACAAAAACATAAATCTCATAAAAATGGAAAGCTGGAAGGAAATCTGAGATCATCTACGTTTAAGCGAAGCATTGTTCGCAAGAGCAGATTGAATTTCTTGACCGGATCATCTGTATGCAAACGAAAAAACCGACATAATAGTATACTGAGAGATCCAATTTTACACTTACCAAGTTTTTCACCTTTGAAACCAGCAAGGTTTTCTGTGATGGAAGTGAGGCTCAGAAATGTCACCCAGTTCAGAGTTACTGAATTAATTATAAGCCCAGAAGTATCAGGTGTAGTACCATTTGGAAATAATGTCACTCCCAGTGATTTCAAATCTCTGTTCCTAAAATGTGAAAACTCCAATGAAGAAACAAAGGACTATGAGACAGTGAACTTTCAAAATCTTCAGGCTGGCACTTCATTATTGACAATaacagatgatgatgacgatgaaagcAAAAGCACTAAAACAGCTGCAAAATCCTCACCAAATCGTGGCACTCAAGGACAAACTTGTTCACAGCAAGCTCTCATGTCGACTCCAACAAATTGTGATGATGTAACTATTGATGAACTGGCAAGTTATTTTGACGTTTTTGTGCATATCCCAAAGAAGATGTCTCACATGGCTGAAATGATGTATATTTAA